In Deinococcus carri, the sequence CGATAAAACCGACGCGACCGGTAGCGCTCTGCTTGGCGGCCAGGTACCCGGCCAGGAAGGCCCCTTCCTGCTCGCGGAAGCGCAGCCCGGCGGTGTTCGGCCCCTTGGGCAGATAGCCCACGGTCACGAAGCGCACGTCGGGGTTCGCCTTGGCGACCTGCGTGATGGGGTCGTTGTTCCCCCGGCCGACGCCGATCACCACCCTGGCCCCCTTGGCGACCATGCTGGGAATCCCTCGGCCCACGTCCGCGAGCTTCTGGGGTTCAAAGGTCTGCACCTCACCGCCCGTCTCGTCGATGGCCCGCTTGACACCCTCGTAAGCCATCTGGTTGAAACCCTGGTCGTTGGGACCCCCCAGGTCGAAGGCCAGACCGATACTGAAGGACGCCGCCTGAGCGGTACCCAGCGTGAGCAGCGGGAGGAGGAACACAAGCGGAAGTCGGCGCATGAGGAAATGTTCCCGCCCCGCTTCTAACGCAGCCCTTACAGGAGAGACAGCCATCTAACAGCCATCTAGATGTTTCCCCGGATACGGAATCCGGACAAAACGGAGCGGGCCGCCACCGGCAGGCCCTACCCGAAAAGCAGCCGCAGGCTCAGCGATCTGCGGCTGGAACACACTCCCCCTCTCAATCTGCGAATGGAGATGCTGACCGGGGCCGTGCGCCGCTCAGCCGCACCGCCCTGGCCGCCGGCCAGTCACTTCGCCGGAACCTTGACCGTCCCGCTGACGATCAGGCCTTCGAGCTTTTTCAGGCTGTTCTGGAGGTCGTCCGGGATCAGCGCCTTGTTGTACTGGTCGGTCGCCAGGGAAATGCCGCCGTTGCTCAGGCCGAAGGAGCGGTCGCCCGAACGCCAGGGACGGCCCTCGGCCACGTCCTTGATCACCGCGTACACGGCGTTGTCCACCCGCTTGACCATGCTGGTCAGGCCGTGGTTGAGGGTGGCGGGGTTCTTGTCGAAGTCGCCCAGCGCGTTCTGGTTGGTATCGACACCGATGAAGAAGGTGGGGCGGGTGTCGCCCGCACAGGCCTTCTGCTCGGCGGGGCCGCGCGGCACGTCCGCGTAGGGGTTGGCGCGGAACTTGACGCCCGCGGGCAGGTTGGCCGCCTTCAGGCAGGGCTGCGCCTTGATCTGCTCGATCACGCCCTGGCCGCTGGCCCCGGCTGCCGCGTAGATGATGTCGTGGCCGCCCGCCAGGAGCTGCGCGGCAAGCCGGCGGGCCGTGGCGGAGTCGCTGAATCCCTGGCTGGTCGTGCTGACGTACACGCTCCTGACCTGGCAGGCGGCGCAGGCGAACTTCACGCCTGCCTCGAAGCCCGCGCGGAAGCGGCGAATCACCGGCAGGTCCACGCCGCCGATAAACCCGATCCGGCCCGTGGCGCTCTGCTTGCCCGCCAGATACCCGGCCAGGAAGCTGCCCTCCTGCTCGCGGAAGCGCAGCCCGGTGGTGTTCGGCCCCTTGGGCAGGTCGTCCACGGTCACAAAGCGGACGCCGGGGTTCTTTGCCGCGGCCGCCGTGATCGCCGCGTTGTTCGAGAAGCCGACGCCCACCACGATTCCGGCCCCCTTGGACGCCATGCTGGGAATCCCGCGACCCACCTCCGCCAGCGTCCGGGGTTCAAAGGTCTGCACCGCGCCGCCCGTCTCGTCGATGGCCCGCTTGGCCCCCTGGTAGGCCGCCTGGTTGAAGCCCTGGTCACTGCGTCCCCCCAGGTCAAAGGCCAGGCCAACGGTAAAGGACGCCGCCTGGGCGGTGCAGAGGGTGAGCAGCGGGGTAAGGAGCAGCAGC encodes:
- a CDS encoding BMP family ABC transporter substrate-binding protein — translated: MRRFPLLLLTPLLTLCTAQAASFTVGLAFDLGGRSDQGFNQAAYQGAKRAIDETGGAVQTFEPRTLAEVGRGIPSMASKGAGIVVGVGFSNNAAITAAAAKNPGVRFVTVDDLPKGPNTTGLRFREQEGSFLAGYLAGKQSATGRIGFIGGVDLPVIRRFRAGFEAGVKFACAACQVRSVYVSTTSQGFSDSATARRLAAQLLAGGHDIIYAAAGASGQGVIEQIKAQPCLKAANLPAGVKFRANPYADVPRGPAEQKACAGDTRPTFFIGVDTNQNALGDFDKNPATLNHGLTSMVKRVDNAVYAVIKDVAEGRPWRSGDRSFGLSNGGISLATDQYNKALIPDDLQNSLKKLEGLIVSGTVKVPAK